The genomic segment tgtgtgtgtgtgtgtgtagtctgcTGGTTCTGGGTCTCAGGAACATGGAGGGCTCCTCTGATCCCACTAAGCTGGTGTCTCAGTTCCTGCTGAGGAAGACTCTGGTTCAGGTCCGACGAAGAATCCTGCAGTGCTGCCGGCCTGGTGTCCCCGACAATATCGTCAAGGTAACGCTGTCTCCCAACATCGTCAAGGTAACGCTCTCTCACGGCTGCCGCCACATCAGGGTGTAGGGAAGTCCCAACTATTACAGCGATGCTCGGGACAGCCATACCTTACCTActgttattattaaaatattaagaCTTTATTGGGGGGGAATGTCATGTGAAGCCAGAGTGTCTCAGTGTGATGTCAGAGGTCCTGTGTGTGATGTCAGGTCTCAGTGTGATGCCAGAGTGTCTGTGATGTCAGTGTCTGTGATGTGATGTCAGAGTGTCAGTGATGTCTGTGATGTGATGTCAGTGTctgtgatgtgatgtcataGTGTCGGTGT from the Perca flavescens isolate YP-PL-M2 chromosome 2, PFLA_1.0, whole genome shotgun sequence genome contains:
- the LOC114571364 gene encoding YY1-associated protein 1-like, with the protein product MEGSSDPTKLVSQFLLRKTLVQVRRRILQCCRPGVPDNIVKTFRYQRVLRPMLAVCRRVDPAEQRPPLEREEEAMPPWLLV